One part of the Parabacteroides distasonis ATCC 8503 genome encodes these proteins:
- a CDS encoding FtsL-like putative cell division protein, producing the protein MEENGQHKKTRKKEKRLSFWYILGGGVLKEDFILRHTRMIVLLVVLAFFFIGNRYTCMQKLREIDRLQQQLRDVRFEALSISSELTGNSRQSQIELLIEEQGIDLEGAKTPPYELYK; encoded by the coding sequence ATGGAAGAAAACGGACAACATAAGAAAACGAGGAAGAAGGAGAAGCGTCTTTCGTTCTGGTATATACTCGGTGGCGGCGTGCTAAAAGAGGATTTTATCTTGAGGCATACGCGCATGATCGTGTTACTTGTCGTGTTGGCGTTTTTCTTTATCGGTAACCGGTATACTTGTATGCAAAAGCTGCGTGAGATCGACCGGTTGCAACAGCAATTGAGGGATGTGCGTTTCGAGGCGTTGTCGATCTCATCCGAGTTGACCGGCAATAGCCGCCAATCGCAAATCGAGTTGCTGATCGAGGAGCAAGGTATTGATCTGGAGGGTGCGAAAACCCCTCCTTATGAGTTATATAAGTGA
- the rsmH gene encoding 16S rRNA (cytosine(1402)-N(4))-methyltransferase RsmH, producing MEEKDSCYHVPVMLRESLEGLDIRPDGIYVDVTFGGGGHSREILKRLGSEGELYGFDQDADAEHNVPADPRFTFVRSNFRYLYNFMRYYGESGEVDGLLADLGVSSHHFDDKDRGFSFRFDGTLDMRMNTRAGQTAADIVNNYTAEALADVFYLYGELKVSRKLASVLVKARETKKIETIGDFLEVIKPFTGKDKEKKFLAQVFQALRIEVNDEMRALKEMLRSTLRVLRPGGRLVVITYHSLEDRLVKNFLKTGNFEGKCEQDFFGNVRSPFRLVNNKVIVPTDEEVERNPRSRSAKLRIAEKV from the coding sequence ATGGAAGAAAAAGATAGTTGCTATCATGTACCGGTAATGCTGCGGGAAAGTCTGGAGGGATTGGATATCCGTCCCGACGGGATTTACGTGGATGTTACGTTTGGCGGTGGAGGACATTCCCGCGAGATATTGAAACGGTTGGGTAGCGAGGGCGAACTTTACGGCTTTGACCAAGATGCGGACGCCGAGCATAATGTCCCGGCAGACCCACGATTCACTTTCGTGCGCAGTAATTTCCGTTATTTGTATAATTTTATGCGTTACTACGGAGAAAGTGGGGAGGTGGACGGCCTGTTGGCGGATTTAGGTGTCTCTTCCCATCATTTCGACGATAAGGATCGCGGTTTCTCTTTCCGTTTCGACGGGACGTTGGATATGCGGATGAATACGCGTGCGGGGCAGACCGCCGCCGATATCGTGAATAATTATACGGCGGAGGCGTTGGCCGATGTGTTTTATCTATATGGCGAGCTGAAGGTGTCTCGGAAATTAGCCTCTGTGCTGGTGAAAGCTCGTGAGACAAAGAAGATAGAGACGATCGGAGACTTCTTGGAGGTGATCAAGCCGTTTACGGGAAAGGACAAAGAGAAGAAATTCTTGGCGCAAGTCTTTCAGGCGCTTCGTATCGAGGTGAACGATGAGATGAGGGCGCTGAAAGAGATGCTGCGGAGTACCTTGCGGGTGTTGAGACCGGGAGGACGATTGGTGGTTATCACGTATCACTCCTTGGAAGACCGTCTGGTAAAGAACTTTTTGAAGACCGGAAACTTCGAGGGGAAATGCGAGCAGGATTTCTTCGGGAACGTACGATCGCCTTTCCGCTTGGTCAATAATAAGGTAATCGTCCCGACCGACGAGGAGGTGGAGCGGAATCCCCGTTCCCGGAGTGCCAAGTTGAGAATCGCTGAGAAGGTATAA
- a CDS encoding 1-acyl-sn-glycerol-3-phosphate acyltransferase, translated as MTKQGVTKIDIKQVLAQKAPKASRKIPGFIVDYLIRTVHQEELNDILTRYHDKEGVDFMRELIGYFDLTLNLVHEENIPTEGRYIFASNHPLGGLDGICLSAVIGSRFEGRIKYPVNDLLLYLSNLKSIFVPINKHGTQGKDNARMLEEAFASDDQIITFPAGLCSRKIGGKIQDLEWKKSFIQKAVQYKRDIVPVYFDGKNSNFFYNLARIRKALGIKMNYEMIYLPDEMFRSKHKTFRIYFGKPIPWQTFDNSKKPAEWAEWIKNKVYKLKD; from the coding sequence ATGACAAAACAAGGTGTGACAAAGATAGATATTAAGCAAGTATTGGCACAAAAGGCGCCCAAGGCGTCACGCAAGATTCCGGGATTTATCGTGGACTACTTGATTCGCACGGTTCATCAAGAGGAACTGAATGATATATTAACCCGTTACCACGATAAGGAAGGGGTAGATTTCATGCGTGAGCTTATCGGCTATTTTGACCTTACCCTCAATCTGGTACATGAGGAAAACATCCCGACCGAAGGGCGCTATATCTTCGCCTCCAACCATCCGCTCGGAGGATTAGACGGTATCTGTCTCTCCGCCGTTATCGGTTCCCGGTTCGAAGGGCGCATCAAGTATCCGGTCAATGATTTATTACTTTATCTCTCCAATCTAAAATCCATCTTTGTACCGATCAACAAACACGGCACCCAAGGAAAGGACAACGCACGGATGCTGGAGGAGGCTTTTGCCTCGGACGACCAGATCATCACTTTCCCCGCCGGATTATGCTCTCGCAAGATTGGTGGCAAGATACAAGACTTGGAGTGGAAGAAATCGTTCATCCAGAAGGCGGTGCAATACAAGCGGGATATCGTACCGGTCTATTTCGACGGGAAGAATTCCAATTTCTTCTATAACCTCGCCCGGATACGCAAGGCGTTGGGTATAAAGATGAATTATGAGATGATTTATTTACCGGACGAGATGTTCCGGAGCAAACATAAGACCTTCCGGATTTATTTCGGGAAGCCTATCCCTTGGCAGACATTCGACAATAGCAAGAAACCCGCCGAATGGGCTGAGTGGATAAAAAACAAGGTTTACAAACTCAAGGATTAA
- a CDS encoding penicillin-binding protein — protein MSEENEPKEIEPKGSRILFCYFVVVLLLGLVAVGILFRAFDTAFVERDKWMKVAESQKRPNRLVLPGRGNIYSSDGKLMATSVPRYYMYIDFKADAYTPAKGAKYNWLDTFKTSKKDGVDSLAFYLSRKLKDRTPAGYKAYLLKGLSGKSRQFPIYAGKVSYSDLKEIRKFPFLRLGRYKSGFYTKEMVQRQKPFGTLASRTIGDIYGEIEEGGTTKGKNGLELQYDSLLRGQAGLSSVRRVGGGWTNVIEVDPVDGMDIRTTIDINIQDITEKSLVDKLKAIDAESGTAVVMEVETGEIKAITNMGRIREGVYGETKNHAVADEIEPGSTFKVASIMVALEDGLCNPGDTVDVGNGIYMYKGARMTDHNMNKGGYGRISVEQAIWYSSNIGVAKTILKGYSDNPTKFVEGLYRIGMNADLRLEIPGAGRAKIRRPDDTTRYWSKTTLPWMSFGYETQVPPINTLAFFNAIANNGKMVRPMFTKEILHNGKTVQSFSTEVINSSICSDHTLALIKDMLLGVVEKGTGKAVHSDIVRIAGKTGTAQIATGGVYRTSGHQVSFCGYFPADHPKYSCIVVIRRPRIGYPSGGTMSGGVVRAIAEKIYASHMSFDVRDMERDSMAVMVPRVKGGDLRAVEEVLDELDIKADTDSLETKWVVASAEQEENKVKLSDLTIREGLVPRVVGMGAKDAVFLLEQAGLRVSLSGVGRVVSQSIQPGQRVSKGQTVLLTLK, from the coding sequence ATGTCTGAAGAAAACGAACCGAAAGAAATAGAGCCTAAAGGTAGCCGGATTTTATTCTGTTACTTCGTGGTCGTGCTGTTGCTGGGGCTTGTGGCCGTAGGAATCCTGTTCCGTGCCTTTGATACGGCCTTCGTGGAGAGGGATAAATGGATGAAGGTGGCCGAGAGCCAGAAACGACCGAACCGTTTGGTGTTGCCCGGACGTGGCAATATCTATTCGTCGGACGGTAAGTTGATGGCTACCAGCGTGCCTCGTTATTATATGTATATCGACTTTAAGGCGGATGCGTATACTCCGGCTAAGGGTGCCAAGTATAATTGGCTGGATACGTTCAAGACGTCCAAGAAGGATGGGGTGGACTCGTTGGCGTTTTATCTTTCCCGTAAATTGAAGGATCGTACGCCGGCGGGCTATAAGGCTTATCTGCTGAAAGGGCTGAGCGGTAAAAGCCGCCAGTTCCCGATTTACGCGGGGAAGGTCTCGTATTCGGATTTGAAGGAGATCCGTAAGTTCCCGTTCCTTCGTCTGGGACGTTATAAGAGCGGTTTTTATACGAAGGAGATGGTGCAGCGCCAGAAACCTTTCGGGACCTTGGCGTCTCGTACGATCGGTGATATCTACGGAGAGATCGAGGAGGGTGGAACTACAAAGGGGAAGAATGGATTGGAGTTGCAATACGATTCGCTCCTGCGGGGGCAGGCCGGGTTGAGTTCCGTTCGCCGTGTCGGTGGAGGCTGGACGAACGTGATCGAGGTGGATCCGGTGGATGGCATGGATATTCGCACCACGATCGATATCAATATACAGGATATAACCGAGAAATCGCTGGTCGATAAATTGAAGGCGATCGATGCCGAGTCTGGTACGGCTGTCGTGATGGAGGTCGAGACCGGAGAGATCAAGGCGATCACGAATATGGGGCGTATCCGTGAGGGCGTATATGGCGAGACGAAGAATCATGCCGTGGCGGACGAGATCGAGCCGGGCTCTACTTTCAAGGTGGCCTCTATCATGGTGGCCTTGGAGGATGGTTTATGCAATCCGGGAGATACGGTCGATGTAGGCAATGGTATATATATGTATAAGGGTGCCCGCATGACGGACCATAATATGAATAAAGGCGGATACGGTCGGATCTCGGTGGAGCAGGCGATTTGGTATTCCTCCAATATCGGTGTGGCCAAGACGATCCTGAAAGGTTATTCGGATAACCCGACGAAGTTTGTGGAGGGACTGTACCGTATCGGTATGAACGCGGATCTTCGTTTGGAGATACCGGGGGCGGGACGTGCCAAGATACGTCGCCCGGATGATACGACCCGTTATTGGTCCAAGACCACTTTGCCTTGGATGTCGTTCGGCTACGAGACGCAGGTACCGCCGATCAATACGCTGGCGTTCTTTAACGCGATCGCGAACAACGGAAAGATGGTTCGCCCGATGTTTACGAAAGAGATCTTACATAACGGCAAGACCGTGCAGAGTTTTTCCACGGAGGTGATCAACTCTTCGATCTGCTCGGATCATACGCTGGCGTTGATAAAAGATATGTTGCTGGGAGTCGTGGAGAAAGGGACCGGTAAGGCGGTTCATTCGGATATTGTCCGGATCGCCGGAAAGACCGGTACGGCGCAGATCGCTACGGGCGGTGTCTACCGTACGAGCGGGCACCAAGTCTCTTTCTGTGGCTATTTCCCGGCCGATCATCCGAAGTATTCTTGTATCGTGGTGATCCGCCGTCCTCGTATCGGTTATCCTTCGGGTGGTACGATGTCGGGAGGCGTGGTGCGTGCGATCGCCGAGAAGATATACGCCAGCCATATGTCGTTCGATGTCCGGGATATGGAACGGGATTCGATGGCCGTGATGGTACCTCGTGTGAAAGGCGGCGACCTGAGGGCGGTAGAGGAAGTATTAGATGAATTGGATATTAAGGCGGATACGGACAGTTTGGAGACAAAGTGGGTCGTAGCCTCCGCCGAGCAAGAAGAGAATAAGGTGAAATTAAGCGATCTGACGATTCGTGAGGGACTGGTACCCCGGGTAGTCGGCATGGGTGCTAAAGATGCGGTTTTCTTGTTGGAGCAAGCCGGTCTGCGTGTCTCTTTGTCGGGTGTCGGACGGGTCGTTTCGCAGAGTATTCAACCCGGACAGCGAGTGTCTAAGGGGCAGACCGTATTATTAACATTGAAATAG
- a CDS encoding GNAT family N-acetyltransferase yields the protein MQDIINPIDRALLKAELTKEKRLRSTNKSKNEIYIVTAHDSPNVMQEIGRLREVAFRYYGGGTGFPVDIDEYDTMEDAYRQLIVWSPEDEQILGGYRFLCGSDVKFDENGKPILATSHLFNFSEKFIKEILPYTVELGRSFVALEYQSTRSGAKGLFVLDNLWDGLGALSVVDPSLRYYFGKVTMYNTYNQEARNMILYFLGLHFPDADQLITPVYPLETNMDVEKMRSLFPHDNFKDNYKVLNQEVRKFGINVPPLVNAYMSLSPKMRVFGTAINHEFGEVEETGILIAINEILEDKKKRHIETYLEEEYKSAELIRKNFIGE from the coding sequence ATGCAAGACATTATCAATCCCATAGACAGGGCACTACTGAAGGCTGAATTGACCAAAGAGAAGAGGTTGAGAAGTACCAATAAATCGAAGAATGAGATTTATATCGTCACGGCGCACGACTCACCCAATGTCATGCAAGAGATAGGGCGTCTGCGGGAGGTCGCTTTCCGTTATTACGGGGGTGGCACGGGATTTCCGGTGGATATCGATGAGTATGACACGATGGAAGACGCTTACCGCCAGCTGATTGTCTGGAGCCCGGAAGATGAGCAGATCTTGGGGGGATACCGTTTCCTTTGCGGTTCAGACGTTAAGTTCGACGAGAATGGTAAACCGATCCTGGCGACCTCGCACTTGTTTAATTTCTCAGAGAAATTTATCAAAGAGATCCTTCCTTATACGGTAGAGTTGGGACGCTCGTTCGTGGCTCTGGAGTATCAATCCACCCGTTCCGGGGCGAAAGGCTTGTTCGTGTTGGATAACCTGTGGGATGGATTGGGGGCTTTATCCGTGGTTGATCCGAGCTTGCGGTATTATTTCGGGAAGGTGACTATGTACAATACGTACAACCAAGAGGCCCGTAATATGATCTTATACTTCCTCGGATTGCATTTCCCGGACGCAGACCAACTGATCACTCCGGTATATCCTTTGGAGACTAATATGGATGTAGAGAAGATGAGATCTCTTTTCCCTCACGATAATTTCAAGGATAACTACAAGGTATTGAACCAAGAGGTTCGTAAATTTGGCATCAACGTGCCTCCTTTGGTAAATGCTTACATGAGCTTGTCGCCTAAGATGCGTGTATTCGGCACAGCGATCAACCATGAGTTTGGAGAGGTGGAAGAAACGGGTATCTTAATCGCTATTAACGAGATATTAGAGGATAAGAAGAAACGGCATATTGAGACGTATCTGGAAGAGGAGTACAAGTCCGCCGAGTTGATACGCAAGAATTTCATCGGGGAATAA